In Brienomyrus brachyistius isolate T26 chromosome 3, BBRACH_0.4, whole genome shotgun sequence, the following proteins share a genomic window:
- the LOC125739322 gene encoding ceramide kinase-like encodes METPERLLSSRFFLKSTIFEVNLSRIRLTWRNLQTKAASGSHNTSNKFKVESGSVPVCEIIAVWEARGISPIKNSERRTQEQEETCQGAFTVSYVEREGRHHWRPRDVTFHWPDTSTCHHWVSTIREQISLLNHRPKRLLVYINPNSGKRQAKQIYEQRVAPLFSRASVSTHVILTQQRDHAKDHLASDADLTKYDGVVCVGGDGIFSEVLHGLLTRTQRDAGVDQNSTEQNPAPCTLRVGIIPAGSTDCICYASVGTNDPVTSALHIIVGDSHALDVCSVHHRNKFLRYSVSLLGYGFYGDVLMDSEKKRWMGPVRYSVSGFTTFLAHHCYEGTVYFLPAKDVSGSPRDKTKCRAGCLLCQRDGRPLSDDSGRDKETPNKDHHHGWQMIQGKFLAINAASMSCACPRSPEGMSPAAHLSDGTTDLILVRDCSRLDFLRHLYRHTNTSDQFDMGFVEVHRIRRFCFVPGNDLEPEWKGARPTQFSPSYGCQPTCGRWSCDGELLPQATIEVGVHCGLIQLFARGIEAQEGFQEHSAPSSHTV; translated from the exons ATGGAGACGCCGGAGCGCCTGTTGTCATCCCGATTTTTCCTGAAAAGCACAATCTTCGAGGTGAACCTCAGCCGTATCAGGCTGACGTGGAGGAACCTACAGACGAAAGCTGCCTCTGGAAGTCATAATACAAGCAATAAATTTAAAGTCG AGAGCGGTTCTGTACCCGTTTGTGAAATCATAGCCGTTTGGGAGGCTCGGGGCATCTCCCCGATCAAAAACAGTGAAAGACGGACCCAGGAGCAAGAGGAAACGTGCCAGGGCGCCTTCACAG TGTCCTATGTGGAGAGGGAGGGTCGGCACCACTGGCGGCCACGTGACGTCACCTTCCACTGGCCCGACACCTCCACCTGTCACCACTGGGTCAGCACCATCAGGGAGCAGATCAGCCTGCTCA ACCACAGACCCAAGCGTTTGCTGGTCTACATTAACCCCAACAGCGGCAAACGGCAAGCCAAGCAGATTTACGAGCAGAGGGTGGCCCCCCTTTTCTCCCGCGCTTCCGTGTCCACGCACGTGATCT taactcAACAGAGGGATCATGCCAAGGACCACTTGGCCAGTGATGCAGACCTAACGAAGTACGACGG AGTGGTGTGCGTCGGGGGTGATGGCATATTCAGCGAGGTCCTTCACGGGCTGCTCACCAGGACCCAGAGAGACGCCGGAGTGGACCAGAACAGTACGGAGCAGAATCCGGCGCCCTGTACGCTTCGAGTCGGCATCATCCCGGCAG GTTCTACTGACTGCATCTGCTATGCCTCGGTGGGGACCAATGACCCAGTGACTTCCGCCTTGCACATCATCGTTG gagACTCCCACGCTCTGGACGTCTGCTCAGTCCACCACAGGAACAAGTTCCTCAGGTACTCCGTATCCCTGCTTGGATATGGTTTCTATGGCGATGTGCTGATGGATAGCGAGAAGAAGCGGTGGATGGGGCCTGTCAGATACAGCGTCTCAG GCTTCACCACTTTCCTCGCACATCACTGTTACGAGGGCACGGTATACTTCCTCCCGGCAAAGGACGTTTCGGGGAGTCCGAGGGACAAAACCAAGTGTCGGGCTGG GTGCCTCCTCTGTCAGCGGGATGGCCGGCCGCTATCTGATGACAGCGGGAGAGACAAGGAAACTCCTAACAAAG ATCACCATCATGGGTGGCAAATGATCCAGGGAAAGTTCTTGGCCATCAACGCAGCCAGCATGAGCTGTGCATGTCCCCGTAGCCCCGAGGGAATGTCCCCTGCCGCCCACCTGTCTGATGGCACAACTGACCTCATTCTTGTCCGTGACTGTTCCCGTCTCGACTTCCTCCGGCACCTGTACCGCCACACCAACACAAGCGACCAG TTTGACATGGGCTTCGTGGAGGTGCACCGCATCCGCCGGTTTTGCTTTGTCCCCGGCAATGACCTGGAGCCAGAGTGGAAGGGGGCCAGACCGACACAGTTCAGCCCAAGCTATGGATGCCAGCCCACGTGTGGCAGGTGGAGCTGTGATGGAGAGCTCCTTCCTCAAGCCACCATCGAAGTCGG GGTTCACTGTGGGCTGATCCAGCTGTTTGCCAGAGGGATCGAGGCGCAGGAAGGATTTCAGGAACACTCTGCCCCCTCCAGTCATACAGTATGA